Proteins from one Anastrepha obliqua isolate idAnaObli1 chromosome 2, idAnaObli1_1.0, whole genome shotgun sequence genomic window:
- the LOC129237648 gene encoding lipopolysaccharide-induced tumor necrosis factor-alpha factor-like, translating to MAFNKQSEAQMRNDLQSALNDATAPPPDYISTENVTTMQPGSRGAPNYGDIPSPIPTFTPIYTNQNPPVGPKSVRLRCPQCKCMVESQVRHRSTTKTHLACLLLTWTGCCCCLPYCMDTCRNANHFCPMCGTFIGTYES from the exons ATGGCTTTCAATAAGCAAAGCGAAGCACAAATGCGCAATGACCTACAGTCTGCGTTAAATGATGCAACAGCACCACCACCAGACTATATTTCAACTGAAAATGTGACCACTATGCAGCCTGGATCCAGAGGAGCACCGAACTATGGTGATATACCATCACCGATACCGACTTTCACGCCCATCTATACGAACCAAAATCCACCGGTTGGTCCAAAATCAGTGCGCTTGCGGTGCCCACAATGTAAATGTATGGTGGAGTCGCAAGTTAGACATCGTTCAACGACCAAAACGCATTTGGCCTGTTTGCTGCTCACGTGGACGGG ctgttgttgttgtctgcCATACTGTATGGATACTTGCCGCAATGCCAATCATTTTTGCCCGATGTGCGGTACTTTTATTGGGACCTATGAATCCTAA
- the LOC129237706 gene encoding lipopolysaccharide-induced tumor necrosis factor-alpha factor homolog, with translation MAFDKQSAAQMRNDLQSALNDATAPPPAYISIENVTTMQPGSRGAPIYGDIPSPIPTFTPIYTNQNPPVGPKSVRLRCPQCKCMVESQVRHRSTTKTHLACLLLTWTGCCCCLPYCMDTCRNANHFCPMCGTFIGSYES, from the exons ATGGCTTTCGATAAGCAAAGCGCAGCACAAATGCGCAATGACCTACAGTCTGCGTTAAATGATGCAACAGCACCACCGCCAGCCtatatttcaattgaaaatgtgACCACTATGCAGCCTGGATCCAGAGGAGCACCGATCTATGGTGATATACCATCACCGATACCGACTTTCACGCCCATCTATACGAACCAAAATCCACCGGTTGGTCCAAAATCTGTGCGCTTGCGGTGCCCACAATGTAAATGTATGGTGGAGTCGCAAGTTAGACATCGTTCAACGACCAAAACGCATTTGGCCTGTTTGCTGCTCACGTGGACGGG ctgttgttgttgtctgcCATACTGTATGGATACTTGCCGCAATGCCAATCATTTTTGCCCGATGTGCGGTACTTTTATTGGGTCCTATGAATCCTAA